In Paramicrobacterium humi, the genomic stretch ACCGCATTCGATTCCGGCATGGGCGTCGATGTCGAACGGGACCCGATATCCGCCGACGTCGTGCAGAAGGTTGCTTCCGTGGAAGGCGTCAGCGCGGCAGTCCCCGTCGGAAAGGGGACATCGCGACTGGAACGAGACGGCGTCGACCTCGGCGCCGCTCAACTCACGACCTGGATTCCGGAGCCGATCGGAGCGTATCCGCTCCTCGCCGGCACTGCGCCGGATGGGTCAAACGAAGTAGCCGTCGACAAGGCCGCCGCGGACGCGCTAAGGCTTCAGCTCGGAGACCACATCACCCTTGTCGCTGAGAGAGGCTTGGATGTCGTCGTCGTCGGTTTGGTCGGTTTCGGCGACGCTGACGGGCCGCCTCTCGGCATGAGCGTGCTCGCCAGCCTGCCCACAGCGCAGAACGTGCTCGGGCTCGGCGAGGACGTCTCAGAGATTTTGGTCACGACGGAGCGGACGGTTGCTGAATTGCAACCCGTACTCGCACGCGAACTCGGCACAGTCATGCAAGTTGCCACAGCGCAGGATCTGGCCACGGCGGGAGCGGAGTCCGCTGCTGCCAATCTTCAAATGCTGCAGGTGGTGCTGATTGCAATGGCCCTCGCTGCGCTCGTGATCGGATCCTTCCTCATCGCCAACACGTTCAGCATTGTCATTTCCCAACGAACCCGGGAGCTAGCCATTGTCCGGGCCGCCGGCGCGACGGGAGGACAGGTACTCGGATCGGTGCTACTCGAAGCCGTTCTCGTCGGAATCGTCGCCTCCGCCGTCGGAGTTGTGCTCGGCATCGTATCGACGTTCGGACTGCGGTCGCTTGCTCGCACATTCGGCGTCAGCATCCCCGACGGAGACCTTGTCATCCAACCCATCACCGTGATTCTCTCGTTCGGGATCGGCGTGCTTGTGACCGTGGTCGCGGCGCTGGGACCAGCCCGGCGTGCAGCGCGAGTCTCGCCGGTTGTCGCCATCCGTTCCAGCGCAGTGGAATCACGGCGATTCCGCCCGCTCCGTGTATTTACGGCAACCGCACTGCTTACGGCAGGAGGCACCATCGCACTACTGCCGACGTTCGGGGCGCCGATGGTGCTGCTGGCCGTCGGCCTCGCCCTCGCGCTTGTCGGGTTCGTGCTCCTCGCACCCGTGCTCATGCGGCCGCTGGTTCGCCTCGTCGCCGTTGCGATCGCGCAGACGATACCGGCCCGGCTCGCTCGCGATGCGGCTGCCCGGGCACCGCGTAGGACCGCGGTCACGGCGATGGCACTTGCATTCGGCCTCGCGCTCATGAGCTTCGTCGTGATCGTCGGTGCCTCAGTCAAGGACGCGACGGGCGAACAGTACCGGGAGGTCATTTCCGCTGATGCCGTCATCGAGAGCGCTGGCCAGGAGATGCTCGGCGGCGTGCATGCCGCCGTGTACGACGAGATCACCGCCCTCGACGAGGTCGGAGTTGTCACGCGACTCAAATACGGACATTGGAAGGACGGCGACGCGACGAGCGCCTTAACCGCCGTCGATCCGGTGGTGATCGGTGAGGTCGCGGCAATCAGCATGCGCGACGGCGTCCTGTCCGAACTGTCCGGAGGTGGCATCGTCATCGCGGAACGCGTCGCCGATGACCGCGGCCTCCGGGTGGGTGATCAGCTCCCGATGCTGTTCGCTCGGACGAATGCGCAACAGCTGCCGATCGTCGGCATCATGGCGAACCGCGTCGCGGCGGCCCTGCAAACCGACTATGTGATCTCGCTCGACACATATCGCGAGCACTATGCGGAGGACATGGACGCGAGCATCTTCGTACTGGCCGCGCACGGGATCAGCCCCGATCGGCTCAGCACAGCGCTCGAGGACGCCCTGACTGATCATCCAACGGCGCAAGTGCGCGATCAGGCTGCAGTTATCGCCGGTCGTACCCAGGCGGTGGATCAGATCTTCGGCCTCGTCACTGTGCTCCTGGCATTCGCGATGGTCATCGCCGTGCTGGGAATCGCGAATACCCTCGCCCTGTCCATCGTCGAGCGAACCCGCGAGATCGGGTTGCTGCGTGCAGTCGGGATGTCGCGCAGATCCGTCGCTGGGATGGTGCAGATGGAAGCGGTCATCGTCTCGGTGATCTCCGTGGCACTCGGCCTCGGCATAGGGTTTGCGGCAAGTTTTGCTGCAATCGGTGCGCTATCGACAATCGCTCCGTTGCCAGCCGTGATTCCCGGTCCGCAACTTGTCCTTGTCGCAGCTGTCGTTGCGTGCGCCGGAACCCTGGCCGGTATCGCTCCCGCGTGGCGGGCGGCGCGACTCCCGGTACTGGAGGCGATCGGACATGCGTAACACTCGCGAACGATCACTTGTCCTCATCCTCGTGTCCGCGCAGTTCGTGGTCATGCTGGACTCGTCGATTCTCAACGTCGCTCTCCCCAGCATCACGTCGACCTTCGGGCTCACCGCTGTGGGCACAGCATGGGTACTCAACGCGTACTTCTTGTCGTTCGGAGGACTGCTGCTCGTCTCGGGTCGCGCCGCTGATGTGTTCGGACGTCGGCGCATGTACCTCGCCGGCTCGGCCGTTCTGGTGGCGGGCTCTGTTCTTGGCGGATTCTCCTCGACTGACGCGGTCCTGATCGCATCACGCCTCGCACAAGGTGCCGGAGCGGCGATGCTGAGTCCCGCAGCCATGGCGGTCCTGCTCTCCCGTTACTCAGGTGCGGCGCGCACTGGAGCGATGAGTCACTGGGGCGCAGCGTCGACCGTCGGGGGAGCAGTAGGCGTCACGGCAGGGGGACTGCTCACGGCGTGGCTCGGCTGGCAGAGCGTGCTGTTCGTCACCGGGGCCGTCGCCGCGCTCGTCGGAGCGATCGGACTGGTGCTCCTACCTCCGGATGACTCGACGACGACGCGGCGGTTCGATGCGGCGGGTGCAGCGCTGCTGACGGGCGCTTCCGTTGCCGCGGTACTCGCCATTCTTGCCGTACCGGACGCCGGGTTCGGATCGATCGAGGTTCTGGCCCCCGCCGCTCTATTCGTCGGGTGCCTGGTGTCCTTCGTCCTCGTCGAAAGACATGCGGCCGACCCGATTCTGCAACCCGCCGCGCTGAGCGATCGCCGCGTTGCCGGCGGAATCGCGGCGAACGTTCTCGGAGGCAGCGCGCGGATCGCTTGCTTCGTTCTCGTGGCGCTGTTGCTCCAGCAGGTCCTGGAGTACGACGCGGGTCGTGCCGGACTGGCGATGCTCCCCACATCGATCGCGGGCTTCGCTGTCAGCACGATGCTCCTCCCGCGCGCCTTGAAGAAGTGGGGGCCAGAGAAGATCGTGGTGGTGGGCCTCGGCCTGCTCGTCGTGGCGCACCTTCTGCTCTCGACCGTTGACCGGGGAAACTCGTATCTCCTCATCGTGCTGCCCGCGCTCGTCCTCGCGGCGGCCGGTGTCGCCTTCAGCTTCACGCCGACGACCCTCGTCATCGCAAACGGCATGGCTGCCCGAAACGCCGGTGTGAGTTCCGGACTCTCCTCGGCCACCGCGCAGATCGGGGGAGCGATCGGTATGGGAATTTTCGGAGCCATCGACGCGGCCAATCGCGCCGGCGTTCTCGACGCGGGCGGGACCTCGCACGCCGCTGCCGAGGCTGGGCTGTGGTCGGCGCACCTCGCAGCGGCGGCGCTCGCGGCGTGCGCCGCGGTGATAGCGCTCTGCTCGTTCCCGAGCTTGAGGAGGGCCGCCTCGCCGGCATCGCTCGTCGCGCGCGGGAGCGCACCGGCGTCCACGCTTCCCTCAGGGGCCGCTTCGTAGACTGGATGACGAGCTGAAGGAGTGCCACATGAGACTGCTGCTGATCCGCCACGGGCAGACCCCGTCCAACGTGATCGGAGCACTCGACACGACGGTTCCCGGCCCCGGTCTGACCGACCTCGGTCTCGAGCAGGCCGCCGCGATCCCTGGCGCGCTCGCCGGAGAAGAGATCGGCGCGCTCTTCGCGTCGACGCAGCTGCGTGCGCAGCTGACCGCGCAGCCGCTCGCGCGCAGCACGGGACTGGAGCTGCAGGTGCGTGACGGGCTCAAGGAGATCTCGGCCGGCGACCTCGAGATGCGCAACGACTGGGATGCTGTCGTGGAATACCACCGCACGTCCTTCGCCTGGATCAACGGCGACCTCGATGAGCGCATCCCGGGCGGCGAAGACGGACACGAGGCGCTCGGCCGCTTCGACGACGTTGTCGACGAGGTCGCGGCTCGCGCCGAGGGCACGGTCGCGATGGTCGCGCACGGTCAGGTCATTCGCGTCTGGGCGGCCGCGCGCGGCGGCGTGAGCGTGGACTTCGCCTCGGAGAACCCGTTGCACAACACCGGCGTCGTCGTGCTCAAGGGCGACCCCGCCTCCGGCTGGGAGGTGCTCGAGTGGGCAGGGACGCCGCTCGGCGGTGAGAAGCTCGACGCAGGCATCAGCGGCGGCCCCGGCGGGACGACGGCTCCCGTCGAGTAGCTACGCCGTCGGTTCGCGCAGCGGGAGACCCGCGGCGCGGTAGGCGTCGTCGATGAGGGCCATTGTGTTCACCGCGTCGGCGGCATCCGATTCGACACGCGTGCCGTCGCGCACCGCCGCGATGAACGCGTCGAGCTGGAAGGCATAGCTCGTGCGCTCGGTGACGGTCTCGGTGCGGACGATGTCGCCGATCGTGATGCGGAACTCGTTGCCGAGCTGCGGCAGGAACGGGAACGTCGACACGGCGGTGCCGCGCGTTCCCGTGATTGTCGCCGACATGCGCATTCCCGGCGGGGTCGACTGCATGGACCCGATCGCGCGGCCCGACACGCCGTGGGGGAAAGCGAGTTCGATCGTCATCGTGCCGTCCACGTCGGGCGAGAACTCGGTCGCGGTCGCCGAGACGACCGACGGCTCGCCGAGCCCGAGCGCGCGCATGAGGCGCAGTGGGTAGCAGCCGACGTCCATGAGCGCGCCGCCGGCGAGGGCGAGGCTCCAGCGGACGTTGTCGGGC encodes the following:
- a CDS encoding ABC transporter permease yields the protein MIRIAIAQIRAHRVRLALTITAVMLGVAFVSGSLVLNDTAQKLFDQQFRTAAAGADLTVRTATAFDSGMGVDVERDPISADVVQKVASVEGVSAAVPVGKGTSRLERDGVDLGAAQLTTWIPEPIGAYPLLAGTAPDGSNEVAVDKAAADALRLQLGDHITLVAERGLDVVVVGLVGFGDADGPPLGMSVLASLPTAQNVLGLGEDVSEILVTTERTVAELQPVLARELGTVMQVATAQDLATAGAESAAANLQMLQVVLIAMALAALVIGSFLIANTFSIVISQRTRELAIVRAAGATGGQVLGSVLLEAVLVGIVASAVGVVLGIVSTFGLRSLARTFGVSIPDGDLVIQPITVILSFGIGVLVTVVAALGPARRAARVSPVVAIRSSAVESRRFRPLRVFTATALLTAGGTIALLPTFGAPMVLLAVGLALALVGFVLLAPVLMRPLVRLVAVAIAQTIPARLARDAAARAPRRTAVTAMALAFGLALMSFVVIVGASVKDATGEQYREVISADAVIESAGQEMLGGVHAAVYDEITALDEVGVVTRLKYGHWKDGDATSALTAVDPVVIGEVAAISMRDGVLSELSGGGIVIAERVADDRGLRVGDQLPMLFARTNAQQLPIVGIMANRVAAALQTDYVISLDTYREHYAEDMDASIFVLAAHGISPDRLSTALEDALTDHPTAQVRDQAAVIAGRTQAVDQIFGLVTVLLAFAMVIAVLGIANTLALSIVERTREIGLLRAVGMSRRSVAGMVQMEAVIVSVISVALGLGIGFAASFAAIGALSTIAPLPAVIPGPQLVLVAAVVACAGTLAGIAPAWRAARLPVLEAIGHA
- a CDS encoding MFS transporter; translation: MRNTRERSLVLILVSAQFVVMLDSSILNVALPSITSTFGLTAVGTAWVLNAYFLSFGGLLLVSGRAADVFGRRRMYLAGSAVLVAGSVLGGFSSTDAVLIASRLAQGAGAAMLSPAAMAVLLSRYSGAARTGAMSHWGAASTVGGAVGVTAGGLLTAWLGWQSVLFVTGAVAALVGAIGLVLLPPDDSTTTRRFDAAGAALLTGASVAAVLAILAVPDAGFGSIEVLAPAALFVGCLVSFVLVERHAADPILQPAALSDRRVAGGIAANVLGGSARIACFVLVALLLQQVLEYDAGRAGLAMLPTSIAGFAVSTMLLPRALKKWGPEKIVVVGLGLLVVAHLLLSTVDRGNSYLLIVLPALVLAAAGVAFSFTPTTLVIANGMAARNAGVSSGLSSATAQIGGAIGMGIFGAIDAANRAGVLDAGGTSHAAAEAGLWSAHLAAAALAACAAVIALCSFPSLRRAASPASLVARGSAPASTLPSGAAS
- a CDS encoding histidine phosphatase family protein produces the protein MRLLLIRHGQTPSNVIGALDTTVPGPGLTDLGLEQAAAIPGALAGEEIGALFASTQLRAQLTAQPLARSTGLELQVRDGLKEISAGDLEMRNDWDAVVEYHRTSFAWINGDLDERIPGGEDGHEALGRFDDVVDEVAARAEGTVAMVAHGQVIRVWAAARGGVSVDFASENPLHNTGVVVLKGDPASGWEVLEWAGTPLGGEKLDAGISGGPGGTTAPVE
- a CDS encoding Gfo/Idh/MocA family protein, with protein sequence MLPVRIGILGAADIAPRALIEPASDIPGAEIVAVAARDLERARAFAEIHGIPRAFGSYEELLASDDVDAVYVPTPNGLHGRWTLAAIAAGKHVLCEKPFTANAHEAREVAAAAQTSGLVVMEAFHNLYHPVTQRLRELIVSGELGEITRVEAEFGFSIADEPDNVRWSLALAGGALMDVGCYPLRLMRALGLGEPSVVSATATEFSPDVDGTMTIELAFPHGVSGRAIGSMQSTPPGMRMSATITGTRGTAVSTFPFLPQLGNEFRITIGDIVRTETVTERTSYAFQLDAFIAAVRDGTRVESDAADAVNTMALIDDAYRAAGLPLREPTA